The segment ATAAACTGACTTTTGGCGGCGGTGTTCGTCTTTTTGAACGCGCAGACATCGACTTCGGTTATTTCTATTCCTCCGCTTTAGACGGAACATATAGTATTTCTTTTAGATTTTATTTGTAATAAATTTGTTTTTTTCGCAGTTTTATCCACCCATTTAGTATTTTTATGCCGTAAAATTGGAGATTTTTCAAGAAACGGCAAAATAAGTATGTCAAATATAACAGAAAAAAAGCGACCTGCGGCAATCAACGTAATTTGGTTGTATATGATAGTCATAAGCATAATTGTGGCGGCATATACGGGACGAATGCAGGCAATAAGCGAGGCTTCCTTTATGGCGGCGCGCGCGGCGGTAACACTTGCAATAACCTTAATCGGCGGAATGGCGCTGTGGCTCGGGCTTATGAAAATCGCCGAAGCGGCAGGGCTTATGAATACAATCAGCAAGGCAATCAGCCCCGTTATGAAATGGCTTTTCCCCGAAATCCCGCAAAATCACCCCGCAATGCACGCGATAATAATGAATATGTCGGCAAATATGTTAGGGCTCGGAAGCGCGGCAACGCCGATGGGACTGAAAGCAATGGCGGAACTCGATAAGTTAAATCCCAACAAAGGAACTGCCACCAATGCAATGTGTTTGTTTTTGGCGATAAATACGTCGAGTGTGACAATCTTGCCTCTCGGAGTAATAACAATTCGCGCGGCGGCGGGTGCAACAAGTCCGGGCGCAATAATAATCCCGGGACTTTTGGCGACTTTATGTTCTACCATTGCCGCTATTTTTATGGCAAAATTCTTGGCTTCTCGAAACAAAGAAGAGGCTTTTGTCGGCGCGGAGAAAAATTCAACCGAAGTAATCGAAAATCCGATAGCGGAAGTCGAGAAAAATCCACCGTCAACAATAGGGAAAATCGTTGCTTGGGCGGCGATTGCGGCGGTGTTTATTGCAATTCCGTATTCCATAATTACAGGTGGCGGTATGCCCGTAAACTTCATTGACGGAGTAGCGGCGTCAAGCGTTTGGCTTATTCCGCTTCTTATGGGCGCGCTTCTGATGGGCGGCTATTTGTGCGGCGTAAACGTTTACGAAACCGCAACCCAAGGCGCAAAAGAGGGCTTTGATACGGCTGTTAGAATTATCCCATTCTTGGTGGCGATTTTTGTAGGAATAGGTATGCTTCGCGCAAGCGGCGCGCTCGAATTATTTACAGGTTTGGTAGGACCGTTCACGGCACAAATCGGTTTGCCGCCCGAAGTCATTCCTCACGCGCTTTTACGTCCTTTGTCGGGAACAGGCGCTTTCGGGGTAATGTCCGAGATAGTAAATAACGCGCCCGACTCTTTGGCGGCGTTTATATCGTCAATATTACAAGGTTCAACCGATACTACTTTTTACATTATCGCGGTGTATTTCGGCTCGGTCAGCATTCGTCGCACTCGTTATGCGTTGCTTGCAGGGCTTACATCTGATTTTGTGGGAATAGGCGCGGCGATTTTCTTCGGGAATTTGTTCTTTGGGGGGTAATAATTGGGAGAAGGAGACGCAAGCATTGCGTCTCTACATAATAAACGCAATAATGTAGGGGCAGGTTTCAAACCTGCCCTTCTTGTTATTCGAAAAATAACGGTAAAATTCTTTTGTGTTCGCTTGTTTTGTGATATCTTTGTATTATCGTCAAATCTTTTTCGTTTGCTTCGCCTGTCAGCAAAAAATTATCTATGTTTGCGTAGCTGATACCCATTTCGGTTTCGTCGGTTTGACCGTCGAAAAGTCCTGCGGAGGGGGCTTTTTCTATGATTTGTTCAGGCGCGCCTAAAAAGCGCAGTAATTCGTAAACCTCGCCTACGGTAAGGTCGGCAATCGGATTAAAATCGCATCCGCCGTCGCCCCATTTTGTGAAATAGCCCATATATCGCTCGCTTTTATTGCTTGTGCCTGCGACAAGCAAATTTTCGCTTGCGGCAATCGCGTAAAGCGTGGTCATTCTGAGCCGCGGCGCAATATTTGAAAGTGCGGCAGGGGAGACCTGCGTCGTTTTTTGCACTGCCTCTGAAATTTCGTCTCTGGTTTTCGATAAATCAACCGTTCGCGTTTCTATGTCAAATTTTTCGGCGACGGTTTCTGCGTCTGTTTTGTCTGCTTCGTAATTGCGAATGGATTTGCAAGGCATAATTACGCCGATGGTGTTTTTACACGCCATTTTGCAGAGAATTCCGACAAGCGCGCAATCTTTTCCGCCGCTGTTGCCGAAGACTATGCCGTTTACCCCTGCGGATTTTACGGCGTTTCTGATGAATTCAACGCGCTTTTGTATGGTTGCTTCTATGCTTTTTTCGTCTTTGAAATATTGCATTTTTGTTCTCCTTTTTTTGTGTAAAAATATCATTTGCCGTGAATGAAAAGGAGGCGCAAGGCATTACGTCTCTACAAAAAATTCATTTTCAATGCGAAAAAATCGCTTATTTCCACAAAACCTCGATAATATTTGCCTTTCGCCGACACAAAATCGTCGAACTCGTCGGAATAGCCGAATGCGAGCAGTTTCTCGGTCTCGGTTTCGTTGAATTTTCGTCCGTAAAGCGTTTGTGTAAGGACAAAATCGCAGTCGTTGCCGCTACATCGCCATTTTGTGCCGTCTTTATAGATTGCAGATTTGCATTTTGGGCATTTTGCCGAGAGCGTTTTTGCCTCGAAAGCGAGCGTGTTTTCTTGCAAAATAAGCCGTCCGTCAAGCGTTCCTTTTGCGTCTTTTTTGTCCCATCCGCTACGCCAATTTGTTTTTTTTGCCGTGTACAGCTCTTCGATTTCTTTTTCGCTTATTCTTCTTCCGCGATAAGTAAAAGGCATTGCAAATCCGCAAGTCTTGCAGATGTGCGATAATTCGCGTTTTTGCATTGGGGCTTTGCAATTTGGGCAGTTCATAAATGATGTGGTTTGTTTTTTTGTAGGGGCGGGGTTTGCCCTCCCAAATTGTCGGAAATTGTTTTTGCAGGGCGGGCAGATCCCACCCCTACGTTTGCGATTTTTTTTGTTATTTCGTTGCACAGTTCTTCAAAAAAGGAAGCGTTCATCGGCGTAAAATTCGTCCATTGCGAAAACTGAAAATTCGGCGACAGTTTACGCAGTTTTTCGGGATCCATTCCTCGCTTTTTCCATTTTACGAAATCTTCTTTTGAGAACGACAAATTTGGCGTTGATTTCGGTATTTCTATTCCTGCCAACTCATTGGCAAGCAAAAATATTGCGGCTTCGTTTCGCCAGAATTGGCTTAGATTTTCAAAATGTTCGCCTGTCTTTTTTTGTGCGCAATCGGTGTTTTGCCAATAAATAATTTCAGCGGAAAAATCAGTCGGAAGTTTGCTTTTGTAGTCTTTTATCGCTTTTTGTATCGACGATGTAAAAATATCGGACGATGTAATAAAAAATATTTTTTTTGCACCTGCACTGCTCAGCGAACAAACGCAATCCGAAATTATCGCACGAAAGCGATTTTTGTGCAAACCAATATCGGCAACAGGCTTAAACGGGGTAATAATTCCCTGTAAAATTGGCGATGTTTGATAAATACCTGTTTTTTCGCTGATTTTTTCGGCGATTTTTTTTGTTATGATTTCGCATATATTAAGCGACAGATTTTGCACAGGTTCAGGCGCGCAAATCGGACAAATTACCCGTTTGCTTTCGGCAAGTAAATTATTTGCTTCCGTCAATGAAAAATCGCCTAAACTTTTCATTACGCTTTTTCCTTTCTTGTTCCGTGGATTGCATCAACTTTGTTTAGACTTCTTACGGTCATAATAAGCGCCGCAACCAAAGCAATATCTGTCGCAAACCATACGCCGTCCGCCGCAAAAATCGAAAGCGGAGTAATTATAAAATACGGCGTAGCGGTCAATAAAAGCAGTCTGAACCTTGCCGCCGCATTTAATCTTTTTCCGAAAAACAGCATATAAAAGAAAAGCGCGAGCCAAATTTGAATTATGCCGAAAAACATTCTGCCGACAAGCATTACGCTTTGCAGAAAAAACATCGTTGTTGCGTTGACAGGTTGTAAAAACAGTTTTTTGTAAAAATCGGCGTTATCTATTCTTAAATTTGGGTCGGGTAATATGCGCGACCATTCTATAACCTGCATTTCGTCGCCAAAAATAAAGGTAGTCATATTGGTTGAAAATGCGGATTTTCCCAAATGCATAAAGTTGTCGTCTGTATTTGGAATACTGTCGCCGCCGACAGTAAGCGAAAACGGCTGATTTGCTTCTGTGGGTATTCTGACACCTGTGATAAGGGCGCTGAATTCTCTCAGCCTCCACGCTTCAACTTGCTTTATGGTATCGGGCGAGACAAGCATGTTGTTTTCAAATCGAAGTTCTCCGACAGAAGAAAAAATGGCGTTCGGCGCGTTTCGATTTACCGAAATTGTACGCGAAATCCCCGAAACACCGACCGATATTGCAAATAAAATAAAGAAAAACAAAAGCGTCTGCTTGACGGTTGAATACAAAACCTCGTCGGCAAGGTAGTCGCGGTTGAATATCGACAAGTGTATTTTTCTGAAAAATTCGATAGCCGCGCTCTCTTTTTCGATATTTTCCATAAATCGTTGCCTTATTTGCCGCTCGTAAATGGAGAAATCGCCCTGAGTTTATCGATAATTGCGGGCATTACTTCTATAACTTTGTCAATATCGCGCTCGGTATTGTATTTGCTTACGGAAAACCGAATTGACGAATGTGCCAATACGTAAGGCAGTCCCATTGCGCGCATTACGTGCGACGGGTCGAGCGAACCGGTTGTGCAAGCCGAGCCGCTTGACGCCGCAATGCCGTTTTCGTCCAAGTGAAGCAAAATCGCCTCGCCCTCTACAAATTCAAACGATATGTTAAGCGTGTTCGGAAGTCGGTTTTCGACGTCGCCGTTTATTATTGCGCCTTTGCATTTAGCCAAAAGTGCCGCCTGCAATTTGTCGCGCAGGCGTTTTATCTCGGTTTTCTCGTTATAAAGTCCTGCTTTTGCCAATTCGCAAGCTTTTGCAAGCCCTATAATGTAAGGAACGTTTTCGGTGCCCGCGCGAAATCCGCGTTCTTGGTGTCCGCCGTGAATAAGCGGGTCAAGTTTTACTCCTTCGCGAATGAAAATCGCTCCAATTCCCTTTGGTGCGTGGATTTTATGACCGGAAAAATTAAGCATATCCACGCGCGTTTTTTGCAGGTCTATGTCTATTTTACCGACTGCCTGCACTGCGTCGGTGTAAACCAATGCGCCGCTTTTTTGCGCTTTTTCGCAAATTTGGTCTATCGGAAAAATTGTGCCTGTTTCGTTGTTTGCCCACATTGCCGCAACAATCGAATTTTCTCCCAGATTTTCGCAAAGTTTGTCCACATTTATGCGACCTTTGCCGTCAACGCCGACTTCGCGAGTAAATACTCCCTTTGACGAAAGGTAGCGCACTGTTTCCAAGACTGCGGGGTGTTCTACTGCCGTAGTAGATATGTGCGATTTTTCGTAGCCGCGGTTTGCGCAGAAACCTTTCAGCGCCATATTGCTTCCTTCTGAGCCGCTTGCAATAAAAAAGATTTCGGAAGACTTGCAATTCAAGAAATCGGCGATTGTTTCACGCGCATTTGCAACGTCTTTTGCAACGCTTCCGCCAAATCTGTGAACGCTTGAGGGATTTCCCCATTTTTGACTGAAATACGGCGCCATTGCCTCAATTACTTCGTCGGCGACTTGCGTGGTGGCGTTGTTGTCTAAATATATGTTTGTGCATTTTTCCATAAAAATACTCCGTTTTTGGAGAGAAAATAATATTTGGCGGGCATTGCTATGCGACCTTTTTTGTTTTTTTGTTTTTTATTACACTGCACGTCTATCTTCTTGCAAAAGAAAATCTTGCCAAAACTCTGTGTCTGTGGCTTTGTGTGCGTAATTCTTCTTGTCTCGGCATAACAATATTAAAGGTATAATCGTAATCCAAACTGAAATTTCTCGTAATTCTCAGCGAAACAAGCGTGTGCGAGCGGAAATTCGGATTTGAAAATCTGTCAAACGGCATAAAAAGTCGCAACTCGCCGTCCAAAGTCAAATATCGCGTAGCGAATAAAAAATAATTCAGTATAAATTCGGGACCTACCTCTAATCTTTCGCCGT is part of the Chitinivibrionia bacterium genome and harbors:
- a CDS encoding spore maturation protein, whose protein sequence is MSNITEKKRPAAINVIWLYMIVISIIVAAYTGRMQAISEASFMAARAAVTLAITLIGGMALWLGLMKIAEAAGLMNTISKAISPVMKWLFPEIPQNHPAMHAIIMNMSANMLGLGSAATPMGLKAMAELDKLNPNKGTATNAMCLFLAINTSSVTILPLGVITIRAAAGATSPGAIIIPGLLATLCSTIAAIFMAKFLASRNKEEAFVGAEKNSTEVIENPIAEVEKNPPSTIGKIVAWAAIAAVFIAIPYSIITGGGMPVNFIDGVAASSVWLIPLLMGALLMGGYLCGVNVYETATQGAKEGFDTAVRIIPFLVAIFVGIGMLRASGALELFTGLVGPFTAQIGLPPEVIPHALLRPLSGTGAFGVMSEIVNNAPDSLAAFISSILQGSTDTTFYIIAVYFGSVSIRRTRYALLAGLTSDFVGIGAAIFFGNLFFGG
- the nadE gene encoding NAD(+) synthase, yielding MQYFKDEKSIEATIQKRVEFIRNAVKSAGVNGIVFGNSGGKDCALVGILCKMACKNTIGVIMPCKSIRNYEADKTDAETVAEKFDIETRTVDLSKTRDEISEAVQKTTQVSPAALSNIAPRLRMTTLYAIAASENLLVAGTSNKSERYMGYFTKWGDGGCDFNPIADLTVGEVYELLRFLGAPEQIIEKAPSAGLFDGQTDETEMGISYANIDNFLLTGEANEKDLTIIQRYHKTSEHKRILPLFFE
- the nifS gene encoding cysteine desulfurase NifS, which gives rise to MEKCTNIYLDNNATTQVADEVIEAMAPYFSQKWGNPSSVHRFGGSVAKDVANARETIADFLNCKSSEIFFIASGSEGSNMALKGFCANRGYEKSHISTTAVEHPAVLETVRYLSSKGVFTREVGVDGKGRINVDKLCENLGENSIVAAMWANNETGTIFPIDQICEKAQKSGALVYTDAVQAVGKIDIDLQKTRVDMLNFSGHKIHAPKGIGAIFIREGVKLDPLIHGGHQERGFRAGTENVPYIIGLAKACELAKAGLYNEKTEIKRLRDKLQAALLAKCKGAIINGDVENRLPNTLNISFEFVEGEAILLHLDENGIAASSGSACTTGSLDPSHVMRAMGLPYVLAHSSIRFSVSKYNTERDIDKVIEVMPAIIDKLRAISPFTSGK